The window GTCAATGCCGTGCTCTTTTAGCAACACTTCTGGTTTCTTGGAGCCGCCTGCTGCCAGTATGTCAACATAGGTTGATGCAAAACTCTTTCCTTCCTTTCTGTATCTTTGGTACAACGACAGGGATAATAGGTTGCCAAAAGAGTACGAGTAGCAGTAAAACGGTGAGTGGTAAAAGTGAGGAATGCATGTCCACTCTATTCCAAAGTCTGGTGTCACATCAACTGACTTGCCAAACTGGTCCTTGAGTGTCTTCATGTACTCTGAAGTAATGTCCTGCACCATTGCTCCCTGACCTATTCTGTCATGGGCTGCAATCTCAAAGAGTGTAAAATAGGCCTGTCTTCCAACTGTTGCATAAAGATCATCAATGTGTTCTACCAGTATGGTTTGCTGTTCTTCGTTTGATATTTCTTCAAGTATCTTGTTGAATAATAGCATCTCTGAAAACGTTGATGCCGTCTCTGCAAGTGGAAGTGGAGCTTCTGCTATGAATATTGATTTTCCTGATGCTGCAACACTATGTATTGCATGACCCAATTCATGAGCCAAAGTAAAAACATCATTTGTCCTGCCCTTGAAATTCATAAGGACGTATGGTGTTAGTTTAGGAGATATGGTACTACAAAATGCACCGCTTCTTTTTCCTGGTCTGATTGTAGAATCTACATGTCTTTGCACAAAAACACGCCTTGCATATTCGCTTAATTGTGGACTGAAGTCATTAAGAGTGTCAAGTACTAATTTTACTGCCTTGTCATAGCTGTATCGTTTCTCCTCTTTTTTCTTGATTGGTGCGTAAATGTCATAACGTCGTAATTTTTTCATGTTGAGCAACTTGGCTTTTTGCACAAAGAACTTGGAAAAGACATCAGAGTTTTTCTTGCATACTGCTAGTAGGGATTCAACTGTCTTGTCATCAGTATCGTTTCCAATGTTTCTAACAGATATTGGAGAACTATATCCTCGTATCTGGATGCATTCGTCTTTCCAGTTTGATACAATGTTTTGATAAATCTCTCCCAAAACTCCCTTGTTTTTGTCAAATTCTCCAAGCAATGCCTTGTATGCAATCTCTCTTGTCTTGGGATTGGGGCTTCGTACCAGGACAGTAAGCTCCTCTCTGTTGTATTTTTTTATCTTGCCATCAAGTTTTACCTCAAAAACAAATGCGTTTGTTATCTTGTCGTATATCTTGACTAGGGCAGAGTGGCCTGTGACATCTAGCGTATTGATTATGCGCTCTTCTGGCTCTGTGAGAGAATATTTGGCAAGTAACCTCTTGTATCGTAAAAATTCGTATAACTCTCCTGATGATTTCATTAATCTCTGGGCATTTTTTTCATCAATCTGTTTTTTCCACCATTGGTCAAAAAACAAT of the Candidatus Nitrosotalea sinensis genome contains:
- a CDS encoding M3 family oligoendopeptidase yields the protein MQVFKEEKWDLSELVKDPDSPQFAKRLQAIQNTVKNFEKNKKILSPKISEKKFLSMLHQLEDITEEFGRVSGYASLEYSSDTQSDKATALLSKMRKLGAQLENQTLFFDQWWKKQIDEKNAQRLMKSSGELYEFLRYKRLLAKYSLTEPEERIINTLDVTGHSALVKIYDKITNAFVFEVKLDGKIKKYNREELTVLVRSPNPKTREIAYKALLGEFDKNKGVLGEIYQNIVSNWKDECIQIRGYSSPISVRNIGNDTDDKTVESLLAVCKKNSDVFSKFFVQKAKLLNMKKLRRYDIYAPIKKKEEKRYSYDKAVKLVLDTLNDFSPQLSEYARRVFVQRHVDSTIRPGKRSGAFCSTISPKLTPYVLMNFKGRTNDVFTLAHELGHAIHSVAASGKSIFIAEAPLPLAETASTFSEMLLFNKILEEISNEEQQTILVEHIDDLYATVGRQAYFTLFEIAAHDRIGQGAMVQDITSEYMKTLKDQFGKSVDVTPDFGIEWTCIPHFYHSPFYCYSYSFGNLLSLSLYQRYRKEGKSFASTYVDILAAGGSKKPEVLLKEHGIDITSESFWQEGFEYIKNQADRLEDLIN